In bacterium, a single genomic region encodes these proteins:
- a CDS encoding BON domain-containing protein, translated as MTQKVLRSDAEIQKSVLDELKWDGRVLATDVGVEVNKGVVTLTGTVDNYAKRIAAQEAAHKVVGVLDVANDIQIRIPSRYGRTDTEVAQAVRQALEWNVFVPHERIQSTVSNGMVTLTGTVDRWTQCDEAHRAVSKLS; from the coding sequence ATGACTCAAAAAGTGTTGAGGAGCGATGCCGAGATTCAAAAGAGTGTCCTCGACGAACTCAAGTGGGACGGTCGCGTCCTGGCAACGGATGTGGGGGTGGAGGTCAACAAAGGGGTCGTCACGCTTACCGGGACCGTGGACAACTATGCGAAGAGAATCGCCGCTCAAGAGGCCGCACACAAGGTAGTGGGTGTTCTGGATGTGGCGAACGACATTCAGATCCGTATCCCAAGCCGCTATGGGCGCACCGACACCGAAGTTGCGCAGGCGGTTAGGCAGGCGCTGGAGTGGAATGTCTTTGTGCCGCACGAGCGGATTCAGTCGACCGTGTCCAATGGTATGGTCACGCTGACGGGAACCGTGGACCGATGGACCCAGTGCGACGAAGCGCATCGTGCGGTCTCGAAGTTGTCCG